In Mycoplasma suis str. Illinois, a single window of DNA contains:
- a CDS encoding MIP family Ig-specific serine endopeptidase: protein MPISFPSLLKIILVSVGGTGGVGYAGREFYKFVNNNSELFGLKNGVSGEISPETDENRDTKLPPPSGGSTTTLGDSSTSSHLDDPSQKHNQAQPVVTEEEASKASPKVSVDNSLPSSSPEIKIVSQVSHPQPKVEPVVNKGPIIENDVGDWSEKNGKNQVYEVRASKPIENRQWMSAEEKRKIEDCKDWGWCWDFKDNLVSSGNINQMKDSEQLKKDAKIYKMIKDHTVKLSTPCSQGTGWFLDFELPEDPSKYPTKWFVATNLHVISEIKFLKSEYENVVLPVTEESLHFYLERNKNYGGCVAFLKGDTPKLDLLTEEDVTEDPSSYEASRFKSRGGGYYQNHPLYIEMQKNAGKGTSVRAPKIYEARIENPKLVYAAINFAGDKKDVKDERKTMDYFKDFGIVQVDFQDEEVAKKITNKLFDKYYKSKVFKDSGAQSPEKSINFFAPELMSKYTAEELNNNEENFFVGGYPAGDNKGGEISFSMNQKYRWKTELKEGRYDSKIISTHSKLTHFKEYDRLRRLPGYNVTNKYGDVIRGHMGSEQNSYYDNIKIFWNGKSMNTWGYNYLIDNSFLGGGASGSMVLDENGGLLGLYTRFANPVNYGVVESVRGSQIKDARGRVIFPSFDLISGKGGKISSYRTQLEKYGKGIKTYLSQNSNWKSN from the coding sequence TTGCCAATTAGTTTTCCAAGTCTTTTAAAAATAATTCTTGTTTCTGTTGGGGGAACTGGTGGAGTTGGTTATGCTGGTCGAGAATTCTATAAGTTTGTTAATAATAATTCCGAATTATTTGGTTTAAAAAATGGTGTTTCAGGAGAAATTTCTCCTGAAACAGATGAAAATAGAGATACTAAATTGCCCCCCCCAAGTGGAGGTTCTACAACTACCTTAGGCGATTCTTCAACAAGTTCCCACTTAGATGATCCTTCACAAAAACATAATCAAGCACAACCTGTAGTTACTGAAGAAGAGGCTTCAAAGGCCTCTCCAAAGGTATCTGTTGATAATTCTCTACCAAGTAGTAGTCCAGAAATAAAAATAGTATCTCAAGTTAGTCATCCACAACCGAAAGTTGAGCCTGTAGTAAATAAAGGTCCAATTATCGAAAATGATGTTGGTGACTGAAGTGAAAAGAATGGTAAAAACCAAGTTTATGAAGTTAGAGCTTCAAAACCTATAGAAAACAGACAATGAATGTCCGCAGAAGAAAAAAGAAAGATTGAAGATTGTAAAGATTGAGGATGGTGTTGAGACTTTAAAGATAACTTAGTAAGTTCAGGAAATATAAATCAAATGAAAGATTCCGAACAATTAAAGAAAGATGCAAAAATCTACAAAATGATTAAAGATCACACAGTTAAGTTATCTACTCCTTGTTCACAGGGAACAGGATGATTCTTGGATTTTGAACTCCCAGAAGATCCAAGTAAATATCCTACAAAGTGATTTGTAGCTACAAATCTACACGTAATTAGTGAAATTAAGTTCTTGAAGAGTGAATATGAAAATGTAGTGCTTCCAGTAACTGAGGAATCACTACATTTCTATCTAGAAAGAAATAAAAATTATGGAGGATGTGTTGCATTCCTAAAAGGAGATACTCCTAAGTTAGATCTTCTAACTGAAGAAGATGTGACTGAAGATCCTAGTTCTTATGAAGCTTCAAGATTTAAGTCAAGAGGTGGAGGATACTATCAAAATCATCCTCTATATATAGAAATGCAAAAGAATGCAGGAAAGGGAACTTCAGTTAGAGCTCCAAAAATTTATGAAGCTCGAATTGAAAATCCTAAGTTAGTATATGCAGCAATTAATTTTGCTGGAGATAAAAAGGATGTTAAGGATGAGAGAAAAACAATGGACTACTTTAAGGATTTTGGAATAGTTCAAGTTGATTTTCAAGATGAAGAAGTAGCTAAAAAGATTACTAACAAATTATTCGATAAGTACTACAAGAGCAAAGTATTTAAAGATAGTGGGGCTCAATCACCAGAAAAATCTATTAATTTCTTTGCTCCTGAATTAATGAGTAAATATACTGCAGAAGAATTAAATAACAATGAAGAAAATTTCTTTGTTGGTGGATATCCTGCTGGAGATAATAAGGGAGGAGAAATATCTTTCTCCATGAATCAAAAATATAGATGAAAGACAGAGCTTAAAGAAGGAAGATATGATAGTAAGATAATCTCTACTCACAGTAAATTAACTCACTTCAAGGAATATGACAGACTAAGACGTCTTCCAGGATATAACGTAACAAATAAATATGGAGATGTTATTAGAGGACATATGGGTTCAGAACAAAATAGTTATTACGATAACATCAAAATATTTTGAAATGGTAAATCTATGAATACTTGAGGATATAACTACCTAATAGATAATTCTTTCCTAGGGGGAGGAGCTTCAGGAAGTATGGTTCTAGATGAAAATGGAGGACTATTAGGTCTTTATACTAGATTTGCTAATCCAGTAAATTATGGTGTTGTTGAATCTGTAAGAGGAAGTCAAATTAAGGATGCTAGAGGAAGAGTAATTTTCCCAAGTTTTGACTTAATTTCTGGTAAAGGTGGAAAAATCTCTTCCTATAGAACTCAACTAGAAAAATATGGAAAAGGAATTAAAACTTATCTAAGCCAAAACTCTAACTGAAAATCTAATTAG
- a CDS encoding MIP family Ig-specific serine endopeptidase, with the protein MPFPSILKVVLLSVSGAGGIGYAGREFYKFANNSELLKKTKSFFEESFLGSEQSSRFSPPPQDDTEISRGISGISSDESSLSSQTSETYSSSTSSRDSSSSEDSTSLPTTESFSVEGQQNPTSQSTSEIQATSVGSSEAASAAAKPEQPKPIIENETGDWNKDSGLTNKAYGQKATKIIANKQKMSEQERKHIEEGRDEWYYWNYRNNFVSSGDVNLIKNSQQLKDDAKVYKMIKDHTVKLSTPCSAGTGWFLDFELPTSQDKYPTKWFIATNLHVINEIKFSESDNDYKVSLPVTKDTLDFYVNKNEKYKWCMEFLKKDSPSIDLLVEEDVTEELNRSDTQSVRYRSREQEYYKNHPVYIQMNENAGKGVNVRAPKIYETNIKNPKLVYASINFAGVKKDFDDERKTMDYFKDFGIVEVNFDNEEVAKKVTNKLFDKYYKNKVFEGSNTQTSEKSVNFFASELMSRYDVDQINDSEEHFFVGGYPTGDNRSGEISFSMNQKYRKRYDSNYRASINPTHSKLTYFKEINDKENWTGYNFTNEHDQVVKGHMNTEKNKNHFKTTKLLWNNKSLHTWGYSYLIDNTFLGGGASGSMVLDKDGGLLGLYTRYDGKGFNYAEIEAVRGNQIKDKNGRVLVPSFDLIAGKGGGLYSYRTQLETHKKDMKTYLSSKANWKYS; encoded by the coding sequence TTGCCTTTCCCAAGCATTTTAAAAGTTGTTCTTCTTTCAGTTAGTGGAGCTGGAGGAATTGGTTATGCAGGAAGAGAGTTCTATAAATTTGCTAATAATTCAGAATTACTGAAGAAAACAAAGAGTTTTTTCGAAGAAAGTTTCCTAGGTAGTGAGCAATCTTCTAGATTTTCGCCCCCCCCGCAAGATGACACAGAAATTTCGAGAGGTATCTCAGGAATTTCTTCAGATGAGTCATCTTTAAGTTCTCAAACATCAGAAACATATTCAAGTTCAACTTCTTCTAGAGATAGTAGCTCTAGTGAAGATTCAACTTCACTTCCAACAACCGAAAGCTTTAGTGTTGAAGGGCAACAAAACCCAACTTCTCAATCCACATCTGAAATCCAAGCAACTTCTGTAGGGAGTTCTGAAGCTGCTTCCGCAGCAGCTAAACCAGAACAACCTAAACCAATTATTGAAAATGAAACGGGAGATTGAAATAAAGATAGTGGTTTAACTAATAAAGCTTATGGGCAAAAAGCTACAAAAATTATTGCCAATAAGCAAAAAATGTCCGAACAAGAAAGAAAACATATTGAAGAAGGTAGAGATGAATGATATTACTGAAATTACAGAAATAACTTTGTTAGTTCTGGGGATGTAAATCTAATAAAGAATTCACAACAACTGAAAGATGATGCAAAGGTTTACAAAATGATTAAAGACCATACAGTTAAGTTGTCTACTCCTTGTTCAGCCGGTACCGGCTGATTCTTAGATTTTGAACTTCCAACAAGTCAAGACAAATATCCTACAAAATGATTTATTGCTACAAACCTGCACGTAATTAATGAAATTAAGTTCTCAGAAAGTGACAATGATTACAAAGTATCCTTACCAGTAACTAAGGATACTTTGGATTTCTATGTAAATAAAAATGAGAAATACAAGTGATGTATGGAATTCCTTAAAAAGGATTCCCCATCAATAGATCTATTAGTTGAAGAAGATGTAACTGAAGAACTTAATAGATCTGATACTCAATCAGTTAGATATAGATCTAGAGAACAAGAATATTACAAGAACCATCCTGTATATATACAAATGAATGAAAATGCAGGTAAAGGAGTTAATGTAAGAGCTCCAAAGATTTATGAAACAAACATTAAAAATCCAAAGTTAGTGTATGCTTCAATTAACTTTGCTGGAGTTAAAAAAGATTTTGATGATGAAAGAAAAACTATGGATTACTTTAAAGACTTTGGAATAGTTGAAGTTAATTTTGACAATGAAGAAGTAGCTAAAAAAGTTACAAACAAATTATTTGATAAGTATTACAAAAATAAAGTATTTGAAGGTTCAAATACTCAAACATCTGAAAAGTCAGTTAACTTCTTTGCTTCTGAGTTAATGAGTAGATATGATGTTGATCAAATTAATGACAGTGAAGAACACTTCTTTGTAGGGGGATACCCTACAGGAGATAATAGAAGTGGAGAAATCTCTTTCTCTATGAATCAAAAATATAGAAAGAGATATGACAGTAACTATAGAGCAAGTATTAATCCTACTCACAGTAAGTTAACTTACTTTAAAGAGATTAATGATAAAGAGAACTGGACAGGATATAACTTTACCAATGAACATGACCAAGTTGTTAAGGGCCACATGAATACAGAAAAGAATAAGAATCATTTCAAAACAACTAAGTTGCTTTGAAATAATAAATCCCTGCACACATGAGGTTATAGTTACTTGATAGACAATACTTTCCTAGGAGGAGGAGCTTCAGGAAGTATGGTATTGGATAAAGATGGAGGACTTCTAGGACTTTACACTAGATATGATGGTAAAGGATTTAACTATGCGGAAATTGAAGCTGTAAGAGGAAATCAAATTAAAGATAAAAATGGAAGAGTACTTGTTCCAAGTTTTGACTTAATTGCTGGTAAAGGAGGGGGACTATATTCTTACAGAACTCAATTGGAAACACACAAGAAAGATATGAAAACTTATTTGAGTTCAAAAGCCAACTGAAAATATAGTTAG
- a CDS encoding restriction endonuclease subunit S, which translates to MNVLEKLKNLSISENNREIKTKEEGMQMPPPRWEWVTLDKLGSFETGNPWNSKFDISHSLNKNKGIPFVDGGTISQSKLHILGDKFYDPKYLPSKIKIFPKDTVCFVCVGSYPGESSILKTNGCISNNIYAFNSCENISFPKFFKYSLDFSDIKKKIFISSSTTTPRKALSRHKLLSIKFPCPPLNEQYLIGNTLSAYDELIENNERQIEVLQGIRTSIFKEWFVNLRFPENKGLSLNDLISAGGDELLRN; encoded by the coding sequence ATGAATGTTCTAGAAAAACTTAAAAACCTTTCTATTTCAGAAAATAATCGAGAAATAAAAACTAAGGAAGAAGGGATGCAAATGCCCCCCCCTAGGTGGGAATGAGTTACTTTAGATAAGTTAGGAAGTTTTGAAACTGGAAATCCATGAAATTCAAAATTTGATATTTCTCACTCTCTTAATAAAAATAAAGGTATTCCTTTTGTTGATGGCGGAACAATTAGTCAAAGTAAATTACATATTTTGGGAGATAAATTCTATGATCCCAAATATCTTCCATCCAAAATAAAAATCTTTCCCAAAGATACTGTTTGCTTTGTGTGTGTCGGATCTTATCCGGGAGAATCATCAATCCTAAAAACAAATGGTTGCATATCCAACAATATTTATGCTTTCAATTCTTGCGAAAATATTTCTTTCCCCAAATTTTTTAAATACTCCTTAGATTTCTCAGATATAAAGAAAAAAATATTTATTTCTTCCTCCACCACAACTCCCAGAAAAGCTTTATCTAGACATAAATTACTCTCAATTAAATTCCCTTGCCCTCCCTTAAATGAGCAATATCTAATTGGAAATACTCTTTCAGCCTATGATGAGCTAATTGAAAATAATGAGAGACAAATAGAGGTGCTTCAGGGAATAAGAACTTCTATTTTTAAAGAGTGGTTTGTGAATCTAAGGTTTCCTGAAAATAAAGGATTAAGTCTTAATGACTTAATCTCTGCGGGGGGGGATGAGCTATTAAGAAATTAA
- a CDS encoding restriction endonuclease subunit S domain-containing protein: MFAILVTRTGKFIARVCRGKFEVSDCCFLVVPKIQNQTYFLLEAINLIIFELHKNCPGVKVLKEFEFKPTVISIPDNKTLERFNEICEFIQLKIENLQKNIERLEIMKKDLHKMIFNQKISVI; the protein is encoded by the coding sequence ATGTTTGCAATTTTGGTCACAAGAACGGGTAAATTTATTGCTAGAGTTTGTAGGGGAAAGTTTGAAGTCAGTGATTGTTGTTTTCTTGTTGTACCTAAAATACAAAATCAAACTTATTTTTTATTAGAAGCTATAAATTTAATAATTTTTGAACTTCACAAAAATTGTCCCGGAGTAAAAGTATTAAAAGAATTTGAATTTAAGCCAACTGTAATTTCAATTCCTGACAACAAAACATTAGAAAGATTCAATGAAATTTGTGAATTTATTCAACTCAAAATTGAGAATTTACAAAAGAATATCGAGAGACTAGAAATAATGAAAAAAGATTTGCACAAAATGATCTTTAACCAAAAAATATCAGTTATTTAG
- a CDS encoding DUF31 family putative serine protease, whose protein sequence is MATNAHTFERFNFSDDAHSNFGQDLPQSCTSVKASPSSFQLGVFKETVDEHQNKKLEGISVKSTKLFYSARNHLGNSVIKSAVSTDDYFHDFIVLEVIFSDQHDAKMATDDFHGKYGAGNKSPINIFHNGITEKEDNFYDEKTYNTAYYVGGFPKLRGDFMTFNHKVDEFKHQAATLSQKTLHFDIQRREEGKRALRGIEDSPFSMSWGKTSKQDKNGFYYWIDRINIGAGGSGAMVVDENENLLGLYSLAWTWEEDLGGVQPIRSYSLDLSNNRKTSKFDLIRGIKETGGQTSSYKSQLEKYYKDMKTFLRTKQSEQFNKVF, encoded by the coding sequence ATTGCAACTAATGCTCATACATTCGAAAGATTTAACTTCTCTGATGATGCGCACAGCAATTTTGGTCAAGATCTTCCGCAAAGCTGTACATCAGTAAAAGCTTCTCCAAGCTCTTTCCAATTAGGAGTATTTAAGGAAACAGTTGATGAACATCAAAATAAAAAACTTGAAGGAATAAGTGTTAAATCAACAAAATTGTTTTATTCAGCAAGAAATCACTTAGGAAATTCAGTTATTAAGAGTGCGGTTAGCACTGATGATTATTTCCATGACTTTATAGTTTTGGAAGTTATTTTTAGTGACCAACATGATGCAAAAATGGCTACAGATGACTTCCACGGAAAATATGGAGCAGGAAATAAAAGTCCTATAAATATCTTCCATAATGGAATTACAGAAAAAGAAGATAACTTTTACGATGAAAAAACTTACAACACTGCTTACTATGTTGGAGGATTTCCAAAACTTAGAGGAGACTTTATGACTTTCAATCATAAAGTAGATGAATTTAAACATCAAGCCGCTACTCTAAGTCAAAAAACACTTCATTTCGATATTCAAAGACGAGAAGAAGGGAAAAGAGCTCTTAGAGGTATAGAAGATTCTCCATTTAGTATGTCTTGAGGAAAGACAAGCAAACAAGATAAAAATGGTTTTTATTACTGAATAGATCGAATAAATATTGGTGCTGGAGGATCAGGAGCTATGGTAGTAGATGAAAACGAAAACTTATTAGGTCTTTATTCTCTTGCTTGAACTTGGGAAGAAGATTTGGGAGGAGTTCAACCTATTAGGTCTTATAGCTTAGATTTGTCCAATAACAGAAAAACTTCTAAATTTGATCTAATTAGAGGAATTAAAGAAACTGGAGGACAAACTTCCTCATATAAGAGTCAATTAGAGAAATACTACAAAGATATGAAAACATTCTTGAGAACAAAACAATCCGAACAATTTAATAAAGTTTTTTAA